Proteins from a single region of bacterium:
- a CDS encoding peptide chain release factor 3, giving the protein MIFEIRDSVGRVVLNRLKKEIQKRRTFGIISHPDAGKTTLTEKLLLFGGAIQMAGEIKARKARRYATSDWMAIEQERGISVTSSVMKFNYRDYEINLLDTPGHQDFSEDTYRVLTAVDSAVMVIDNAKGVETQTRKLMEVCRRRNTPIITFINKLDREGKSPLEILSEIEETLQVECAPLSWPVGMGKRFKGTYNRYRGQLTLFEPGRDTLADDIVTITDLADPRLDELLGSQADELRGDLELLDGAANPFELDEYLKGNQTPVFFGSAINNFGVREMLDAFVEIAPAPGPRPATTRDVYPGEEAFSGFVFKIQANMDKAHRDRIAFLRICSGKFTRGMKVMHHRLGKEISLANATIFMAQDRENVEEAYPGDIIGIHNHGNIRIGDTFTLKEPLQFIGVPNFAPELFRRVRLKDPLKSKQLKKGLVQLSEEGAVQVFSPLISTDLILGAVGILQFDVTVNRLKNEYGVDAVYEPVNFAAARWVTSDDSKAMAEFERKNQASLSLDAGENLACLAPSEWMMQFIIERNPRITFLKTREQV; this is encoded by the coding sequence ATGATATTTGAAATCAGAGATTCCGTAGGGAGAGTTGTTTTGAATCGCCTGAAAAAAGAGATCCAGAAACGCCGCACCTTCGGGATCATCAGCCACCCGGACGCCGGTAAGACCACCCTGACGGAAAAGCTCCTGCTTTTCGGAGGGGCCATCCAGATGGCCGGCGAGATCAAGGCCCGGAAGGCCCGCCGCTACGCCACCAGCGACTGGATGGCCATCGAACAGGAACGAGGCATCTCGGTAACCAGTTCGGTGATGAAGTTCAATTACCGTGATTACGAGATCAACCTCCTCGACACCCCCGGCCACCAGGATTTTTCCGAAGATACCTACAGGGTCCTCACAGCCGTGGACAGCGCGGTCATGGTCATCGACAACGCCAAGGGAGTCGAGACCCAGACCCGCAAGCTCATGGAGGTGTGCCGCCGCCGCAACACCCCCATCATCACCTTCATCAACAAGCTCGACCGCGAGGGAAAATCACCCCTGGAGATCCTCAGCGAGATCGAGGAGACCCTCCAGGTAGAGTGCGCCCCCCTGTCCTGGCCTGTCGGCATGGGCAAACGGTTCAAGGGGACATACAACAGGTACCGCGGGCAGCTGACCCTCTTCGAGCCTGGCCGGGACACTCTGGCCGATGACATCGTCACCATCACCGACCTCGCGGACCCGCGCCTGGATGAACTGCTCGGAAGCCAGGCCGATGAGCTGAGGGGAGACCTGGAGCTCTTGGACGGCGCGGCCAACCCCTTCGAGCTTGACGAGTACCTCAAGGGGAACCAGACCCCGGTGTTCTTCGGCAGCGCCATCAACAACTTCGGCGTGCGGGAGATGCTCGACGCCTTCGTGGAGATCGCCCCGGCCCCGGGCCCAAGGCCCGCGACCACCAGGGACGTATACCCCGGGGAGGAGGCCTTTTCCGGGTTCGTGTTCAAGATCCAGGCGAACATGGACAAGGCCCACCGGGACCGGATCGCTTTCCTGAGGATCTGCTCCGGGAAGTTCACCCGGGGCATGAAGGTGATGCACCACCGCCTCGGCAAGGAGATCAGCCTGGCCAACGCCACCATCTTCATGGCCCAGGACCGTGAGAACGTCGAGGAGGCGTATCCAGGGGACATCATCGGCATCCACAACCACGGCAATATCAGGATCGGCGACACATTCACCCTGAAAGAGCCTCTCCAGTTCATTGGGGTCCCCAACTTCGCCCCCGAGCTGTTCCGCCGTGTCAGGCTGAAGGACCCCCTGAAATCGAAACAGCTCAAAAAAGGGCTGGTGCAGCTCTCCGAGGAGGGGGCCGTACAGGTGTTCTCGCCCCTCATCAGCACCGACCTCATCCTGGGGGCCGTTGGCATCCTCCAGTTCGACGTCACCGTCAACCGCCTGAAGAACGAGTACGGGGTGGACGCCGTTTACGAGCCGGTGAACTTCGCCGCGGCCCGCTGGGTCACCAGCGACGACAGCAAGGCCATGGCCGAGTTCGAGAGGAAGAACCAGGCCAGCCTGTCCCTCGACGCCGGAGAGAACCTCGCCTGCCTCGCCCCCAGCGAGTGGATGATGCAGTTCATCATCGAGAGGAACCCCCGGATCACGTTCCTGAAGACGCGCGAGCAGGTATAG